The nucleotide sequence TTTCGCGAATCTGCGCTCGTATAACCCCAGGAAGTTGTCCCTGATCCCCGCGCTCGCCACGAGCCGCATGCCCCGCCGCTCGGCCTCCTCGAAGTCCTTCTCCGCGGGGTCGCCGGCAGAGACGGGCACCCCGTCCCCGCCCCCCTCCACGAGGCTGACGACGCGGAGCGCAAGGATGCGAGCCCACAGGGCGCGCTTGACTGATGGACCTAGCGGGAGGCCCGTGGCATCGAGCGCGCCGCGGAGCGCCGGCCATAGGTCCACGACGGGGATCCCCGGCGCGAGGCGCGCGCACACCTCCTCCAGCGCCGCCGACGCGAGCTCATCCATGACTGTTTCGGGAGGTTTTGGGCTTCAGGGTTTCGGCTATGGCGGCATCAGGCACGGAGCCCCACGGGGAGCATGAGTTCGAGGAGGCGAAGCGTGCGCGGTACTGCGTGGTGGCCCAGTGGAGGGAAGCGACGCGGCGACCGGCGATGTCACCGGTGGCCGCGGCGGATGCGTTGGTTTTTTTTTTACGACGAAGGTAGGGTCGagagtgagtttttttttttttttttttgaggggaggGTCGAGAGTGAGTGATGGATGCTTGCTTCTGTGTGATTTGGCCCAACACAGGAACTGCTCATAGAGCAGGCGGTTAAGCCCCAAGGGTGGGAGCTGGCTAGTACAATAGCCTCCAAAGAAGCCCGGGCCAAATGGCCCttttcaaaacaaaaaaaaaggcccAACACCAGTCATTCCGCGATACACGGCTCGGCTGACTCAATTGGGCCCAACACTCAACACTGGCCATTCCGCACGCGCTAGCACAAGTTAGTCACAAAACCTAGCGAAGAAAACCCTGACAAAGCCCACCCCCAATTCCCCTCGTCTCGTCGCCGCCCACGAAAATGGCTGCGCTCGCGACACTCCTCCGTCACGGCCGCCGCACCCACGCCCACGGCCTCCGCCTCTCCCGTGCGCTCTCCACCACCACCCCGACCACCACCGGCGGCGCTATCACGTTGTCGGACGCCAAGCGACAACTCCGCCGCGAGCGCGATCCGGACCGCGTGGTCTCCATCCTCGAGGCCATCGACACGGCGTCCATCTCCGCTGCCTCCACCCGCCACGCGCTCTCGCTCGCCGCGCGCCGCCTTTCCCGCTCCCGCCGCTTCGCCGACGCGGAGGCCCTCCTCTCCTCCCATCTCACCGCTTCCAACACCGAGGCCCACCTCGCCGCCGTCCTGTGCTGCTACGCCTCCGCCAACCTCCCCGAGAAGGCCATCGACGCCTTCCGCTCCGCAGTGCCGTCCCTCCCGGCCCCCATCTCCCCGCTCCCCTTCAACGCCCTCCTCTCCACCTTCATACGATGCCGCCGCTACAGCCGCGTCCCTGTCCTCTTCGCTGAGCTCTCCAAGGAGTTCTCCATCACCCCCGATGCCACATCATATGGCATCCTTGTCAAGGCCTACTGCATGACCCGCGATGATGCTAAGGCGAAGCAAGCCTTGGATCTAATGCGCGAGCAAGGTATCTCGCCGACCACCAGTATCTACACCACGTTGATTGATAACATGTATAAGAATAAGATGACCAATGAGGCTGAGTGCTTGTGGAAGGAGATGGTAGAGAGTGGATGTGAACCCGATGTGGTAACTTATAATGTGAAGGCCTTCTATTACGCCCTCCATGGGAAGCCAGAAGAGGTTATGGAGGTGATGACAGAGATGGAAGCGGCTGGAGTgaagccgaacaccatcacctaCAACTTCCTCATGCGTAGCTATTTCAAGAGTGGCAAATTGGAGGATGCCAAGGTCCTTTACCACTCCCTAGCTGAGAAGGGGTGCTCGGCAGATGCTTCCACATACAAGCACATGTTAGCAGATGTCTGTGCCCATGGAGACTTTGATGCTGGATTGGGCATCTTCAAGGATAGCTTAAAGAGGCGCAAAGTGCCAGATTTTAGGACAATGAAAGGGTTGGTTGAGGGATTGGCAAAGGGAGGCAGGGTGGTTGATGCCAAAGAGGTTATTGCAGAGGTAAAAAAGATTTTCCCAGAGAATTTGCTGTCTGGTTGGAAGAAGGTTGAGAAGGAGCTTGGATTGGACTCAGATAGTGGAGAAACTCCTCAGTCGAAAGTTACATCTGGAGAAACTGTTGCTGAGGTTAGGCCCGGTGCTGCAGAGGTAGAGGCACTTGAGCTGGAAGGATCTGCTGCTGAGGAAAGTGCTGTATCAGAAGAATCCAGTGATGATGAAGCTTCTGTGCCTGAAGCATCATCTAGTGAAGAAGTGCCACAAGGTCGTGCCTAAGCGGTATTACCATGCTCTTCAAGTTTCATGTGTCTAAGATGTTTGCATTGATCGCATTCTCTACATTGAAGAACTGTTAATGCTGCCCTGTAGTGGTAAACATTAGATTTTAATTACAGGCTCCTGAGCTGCTAACATAGCGAACTCTTGGGATGAAAGCATACCTGGTATGCCTGCTGTACGATGCTAAGAGGCTATTGTTTTGGTGATGCTTATCTTGTCATTTTATATGATAAACGCACTGTGTTTTGCAGTCCTCTTACCACTCTGGTTTGTATTACTGTTTGATTAGCATTGCTAAAGACATAGTCAAATAGCAGTTTGATGTTATGAATGGCTGAATCATTTGACCACAAGATTTGACAAACCTGCATCATTGCGTAAGATTTGGCACCAGAGCTTTcctattaaaaaacaaaaaaaaaatctcatttgtctgctctcatggtgagaaataAAACTGCTTTAACACTTGGTATATATCGAAACTGGATTGCTGGGTGGATGAAGGTTGCATTAGGTCTGCCCCCCAGATTGAAACTCATGCGGCTAAAATTTTCTCATATTCAAGTTATATCCAAGAAATTTAGGCATGCATCTTCTGTGGGATTTTACTTCTGATAGTCTTCTTCTGTGTATGACATGGTTTAACTTAGATTGCACGATATAACATCGGCAAACATTACCACAGGGACAGGTCAGGTTTCCCTTTGAGGCAAACATTACCTCACCCACTTCAATAGAGAAGTCATTTTGATCATGTCTTAAGTCGAACCATCTTAATTTTGACTAAAGAGTTAGCGCACATGCACTctaattttgttatttttgcatgATTTTTTCTTGACTGAGTTCGAATCTCAACTTTTCTATATGGATGCACTATGAGTGTGTATCGCTTCAAAAATTTTACGAaagtgtgatttttttttttttgaataagtTTGTATGTTTGCACCTACATATAGGTTCACTACATATTTTGCCACATACCATGAGTTCGTCTTGATAGTTCTTTTGGGTGGCACCTCGTCTTGATGgcccgagccccccccccccccccccccccccccccacactcTTGTTCTTTACTGTGGTCTTCCTTCAACAGCACAGCTGCAATGACACAGAGGTATCGCTTGCCCGGTTGCCCATTAACACAAACAATGTGGTAGGTTCAAGCACGGTAGAAGAAATGTGAACAAACATTGTAGTATGTTACTATGTATACACTTTGAATGACCGAACGAGGACCTCTGCTTCAGCATTCATAGATCTCGATAAGAAATTAAGAATGATCGTGTTAACGCCAACATAGATTGGGGAGAATCTGAAGCCGCAATCATCCTGCGGAGCCCCCAAACCCTAGAGGAGGCTAGACAGGGAGTATCTGTATTTCCCCGTGGCCTTCATCTTtgtgagaaggaagaaaaaaagcATTCGTTTCGATAGGTGGTCTAGGGTCCTCATCACTGTTGGCGTCTCATATGTTGCTGTGCTCTTTCATCTCTTCTGGTCATGTTGGCTATTGTTGTGGTTTTGTACTTTTCCTTTAATGACTTGCTATTGACTTTGCTCGCCCGAGTGGTGTGGTCATGGGTGTTGGTTCTTCTACCACTAGTCTGGGATGCTTTCCGCTGTGGATCCACGCTCTAGTCTCTAGAGCTCGGATAGTGGGCTCATCGTGCTATATCATGCACCGTCGTCCATTGCTTGTGGCGGCCACAAACATATATAAGCATCTAGGACCCCAAGCGAAGCAGTAAgtttcggtggttattggttaaTGACAACCGTGCAATTGTGACTAacattcaccctgttcgcttatgctaaaatttggcttatgctaatgtttatgctgaaatgttgtgagaggaaaatactatttcAGGACTGAAGAGTAGTGttgaataagctcaagcgaattTTGAAGGAACAATTTAAAAGTTATGTCATAATGCAAAGAGGAATGTGACCGCTAATTCCAAATGGAAGACGACCAAAGACTTGGATTGGAggctaagagcaaggctaataatacagccagcTTTCTGGCTGTAAAGttctttgcagccttctctcagcccgcTTATATAGTAGTTAGTTCTTCATCATTAATATATGGCCTACTTGTATTTTTCAtagatttttttggttcttgtgccaagccggttgtaagcttacagcccgcttctcttctctctcctccacctcagcaatTAGccagcttacagcctgctattatacttgctctaaggacCTTTCCCGAGCCGGTCTTCCAACTTATTTATTTTTTTGTGGAAGCAACTGACTACAAGGCAAAATGACTTCATCGGGATAATTCACAAAATGTAAAATGTAGTCGTTTTTCTATGAACAATGTAAAAGAATTGGTTTACATAATACTAAATTTGATGACAGAGAAACTATAATTACATTACATTAATAAAAGAAAGTTTTTCACTATCTGATGAGGCATCAATATGTGCCTACCCACCCACCCCCTAGACGCGCTAAGGTTAGCGCATAAGTTCTTTCTGATTTTTGTTTAAAGCATGAGTTTTTTTCCGATACATAATGGCCATCTATTAGTTTTGATCGTAGAAGAAATTTGATTTACCAAGCAAAGCTAGGATGATGTGAGGTGAACCTGAGCAGGTGGAGAGCGACCCAGGAGTTAGGCTGGGTTCAGAGTTCAGACTGACGTTCCTTGTAGCCTTCAGTGCAGCCGAATTGGCAATTCACCTTATTGTGATTTGAGTCCAGAAAGTAAACATATATTTTAGAATGCTAACACGGTAACACCACGTGTTTTATGAGCTAATACCAGCAATACCTTGTTCTTTCGGAGATCAGTTGCTTCCTTGTGCTGCTCCTGTTGGCTACCGGCAAGAAGCTGACTGTTAATTACCACGATCCAAAAACCAGCTAGAGCTAGATCGGGTCTCAcatgattattattattttacaAATGAATAATAATTAATAGGTAAAATTGAGAGAAGTGGGACAGAGAACACAATTGAGTAAGTTCTTGTATCTCATTGTAATTTCACCAATTCTAAAGTCAGCAACCcagcaaaaaaagaaagaaagaaaaaggctgTGGTGAAAACCTCTTTCAGATATTCCAAATAACTCATTAGTATGATGTAAAACCGTAATTATGTTTGCATAATAGCAGCAATGGATCATAAGCAGATGAAAGAAAATTTCAGGCCACATTTCATTGCACCAGAAGCTTGCAAGATCAGCTGAGTATTACAACAGACCATATAGAATTTTCAGGCAAATAAATTACACAATTGACAAAGGTACACTTGTGTTGTTCACACTGCAGTGAATCAGTATACTGAGTCATACTAGTTGACAAACAAGGCATCCAACAAAAGTTTACAAGATCAGAGGGGCCATTGCTATCCAGATTCCAGCATGTGCATATTACTAAGATGACAAATGCCCAATTGAAGTTCTGATTCACTCTGGTCCCCGAAAGACACCATACACCTCTATACCCGAACACTATCTCAGAAACACTATTACCCATCATGTCAATGCTACAAAGAATTATAAAGTAAAAAAAAGCATCCACCTAAGCAAAATCAGCATTGATAATTCATGAATCTTATGTAAAAAAAAGAACTAGCAAGGCATGAGTTTGTAAAACAGAACACAATTACATAACTACTCCAAAATCATCTGTAGAACTGCTAAAGATTGAAAGTTTGGTTCATTCAATAATTAAGGCACTTTAGAAGCCATGAACTGGTAACCTATTACAAGTACCAACTACGCATATCAGCAAATGGAACTCTGAAAGAGGATATAGTAACTCATCACCCAGATAACCTTGGACACGGATGTTACTCGTTAACATAACCATCCTTCCGTCCCTCAAACCCAGGGCGCATAAGTTTTTTCTCGCGCTTCTCAATCTTGCGCATCTTCTTCTGGTGTGCCCGATCCCGGATGTTCTCAGTCCTTTTCTTCTGCTTCTCCTTCCTCTGCTTGTCCACAGTCTTCTGCCTCTCCTTCCACTGTGCAGCATGCTTCTGCTGCCGCTTTTCCTCCTTCTTCAAGCTCTCCTTAATCAGCTTGGGGTCATCATGCACCTTCTCCCCAGCAGCACGTCTTCTGGCTGTATCCCAAGCAATCTTGCATGCCTTCTCAGGATCCTTCTTTGCCTCCTGCAACCGTTTAGCCTGCTCCAGcgccttcttcttgttcttaaccctcctcttcttcttgcGCCTTGCTTCCTTTGGGTCAACAAACACATTCGCATACATGATATCTGGCTTCTCCTCAGCCCCCTTCTTGACCTTCTTCCCATCCTTGCCATCCACATCTTCGGTGCCATCGTCACGCTTACGCTTCTTGCCCTCacctttccccttcttttcatTATTCGCCTTTGACttcttccccttctccttctTGGGCTTATTCAAGAACTCAGGCCTGGTGCACCGGTTGCCTCGAAGCTCAGCAATGCGGCGTTGAAGGCGTTCTCGCAGCTCCTCATAGGTCACCGAACGGTCCTCAGACACCACTGCCGCTGGCGCAATCGGCCTCTCATCCTCTTCATCCCCGTCTTCCTCATCACCATTATCCTCGGAGCTTGCCTCCTCCCCAGATTCCTCGCTCTCTTCTTCTGACTTCTcctgatcctcctcctcttcctccgctGCCTGGCCGGCGACGGACTTCTTGAGGAGGTCGAGGGTGGAGGCGGGCGGCGCGGAGGGGTCGAGGCGTGCgcggcgggcggccttgacgtTGGCGCGGGACTGGGCCTTCATGGCCGCCTTGGCGGCCTTGGACAGGCCCTGGTACCACGGGCGGTCCTCGTCGCCGGACGGGAGATAAAAGCGCGGCGGGATGAGCTGCACGAgggcgtcgaagaagagggcaTGCCCGTGGATGCCACCGCAGTCGGCAGCGGCCAGGAGGTCGGCGGGCATGGTAGCCGCGAGGGATTCGTGGTCGatcgccgccgcggcggcggcggcggcggagggtttCCTGCCCATCGCAGCGAGTGTTGGGGGAGGAGGGTTTCGGCGAGAGGGAGGAATTGGCGTGTGCGTGGCGGCGTGGGCGGGTTTCTTAGGTAGGTTTTCTTGGGCTGAGTGGGCCTACGAGCCCGATGAATATGTGAGAATGCGATGCTCTGCTGTGGGTTTCGCTTTTGTATCTGGTACATGGCTACGTGATTTCAGCCTCGGGCTAGCCCTCTTGCCGGAGGCCCTGTTCGGCCGGTTGAAAAAAAATGGTTGCGGTTGATATTGATGTTGATTTAttgttagagaaaaatattattattttgttaaaacGGTACTGCTGATCAGTTCAAATGAACATGGCATAAGGCCCAAGTCCACCCCTGCAAcctacattttttttattttttaaaaaaattgcaaCATGAATTTAAGGGTGAAATGGAGGATAGGAAAGTAATAAAATGAGATGTGAGTTAAAACCATCTCTTTTGACCTTTGTTTGGTTTCTATACGTCCAATTTGCATAGCAGAAGGGAATGGGATATGGAATGAAGTAGGTTGTTGTGGCGGGGTTAAAGCATTCTTTCTATCTCCTTTGTTAATATGGAATGGATTTGGGTTGGGGATTTATAGTTCTATATGACCATAATGTCCTCTCGTAGCTAGGCTTTGGGATAAGAGTATAAGACATAAGAGAACTGTTTGAGATATGAAGCTTCTTTCTCAAAATTTTAAACCGATGATGAGGGGTAAAATAATATCAGTAACGTGCAAATTTACCATATTGAACTTGGTTATGTTACCGTTGAACGTTGATCGACTCTCTATTTCAGCATACCAAACAAAGGGGATGGGATGTCCACCTCTGTTTTGATTTTCATTTCCAAATCACGTCGCATCCAAAAGCTATAGGTTTTGTTTTTACTCGGCATATTTATCCACCTTTTATCCTGTCTTTTTTTATACCAAACCATCTTAACTCTGCTTTTTGAGAAACCGGACGTTTTTGAGTTTGATCAAACTATAAAAAAATTACTAATCGGATAAGTATCATTGGATTAATTATAGAATATTAATAACATTTTCTATAAATATTTGAATTAAAGCATATTAATAATATTTTCTAGAAAGTATGACTTAATTTAAACCCAGAATCACATCACTAGAGGGCAGAGGTAGGATATTTGTTCACTAAATGGTAGATTTGAGTCATAATAAGAGCTAAGCAGTGAACTTAAACTTCCATAAATACTGCTAAGTTGATGTGTTATGTACTTAACCTCACAAATGTCAGAGCAACTATCCGGTATTATCTGAATCGTACACTATATGAACTTCTATTAGGGAGAGTTTACATCAAACTAGCGGGTTGTTCGGCAGGACTTATTATAGCTGCGGCTGATTTGTAGAGCTGATTTGTTatcagagaaaaacactgttccatggctgaaaagtagagctgattctggctgataagctcaagcgaacagagcccAGATCTATGATCATAACCTCTCATCTCCTACTTCCACTGTCTTTGAGTGTTGCCATCACTAATGACTTTGCTAGTGTACTACAAAAACAGCCTGATGCAAAAGTAGATTTAGGGCCTCTGAACGGATTTTTCAGTTCCGGCTTTATCACTATAGCAGTACTGTAGTGAAGCCGGAACGAGCCTCTCTTGTGTAGCTCTGGCGGCGTCTCTTGCTTCCAAATCATTTTCAAGTGGAGCCAGAGCCAGTGCATAACGGAGCCCCTCAAAATGGGACCTTAAGTGTTGATAGAAATAGAAATTAAACGTACTAGAAAACAGATTCAAAAAATAATAATGATCTTCGGTCCTGTTTGGTTCCATTAGTCCCTACCCTATTTGAATCAAGTACTAAGGTCTTGTTTAAATTCATGGTGTAAAGTTTTGAGGTGTCACGTAGGGGTATTGtatagggtgttcggatactaataaaaaataaattacagaatccgtcagtagttcgtgagacgaatttattaagcataattaatccgtcattagcacatgtattaATGTAGCACTGCATTGtcaaatcgtggactaattaggcttaaaagattcgtctcgcaaattagtcgtaaactgtgcgattagttattttttagtctatatttaatactccatgcatgtgtcaaacattctaTGGGATAGGAAGTAAACTTTAggggagaaactaaacaaggcctaaagctATTAAAGTTGATGGACAATGATCAAAACACCCATAATTTTTGCCCATTTTCCTTCCCCACGCTGTCGTGGTGCCCAGTGAGGAAGGGAGCACCGCCGTCGTCGGAGAAGCCATCCGTGCTGCCCGGCGTGGCCGGGCACGACGCGAGGTCCGAGCGGCGAGCGGGCCGCGCGTAGCCAGCAACAGGGCGAGCGGTGAGTGGGCCAGCACGGACGTGGCGGGGCTAGCGAGGTCGGGCGCGTGCAGCAGGCGGCGGGGCGAGTGCGGGGGCTTGGCGTGGCCAGGGCTGGTGGCCCATGCGACGCTGGGAGGGGACGGCGAGGTCAGGGTTGGGTAAAGCCGTAAAGGTCACAAGTGTATTAAAGAGGGAGGAAGGGATGCTTTTTTAGCAGTTTAGTCCCCTTTAGTCACCCCAAGATACTAAAGGACTAAACCATTTAGTCTCTGATTTAGTCATTTCGTTTAATATTTTAAAAACTAAAATAGACTAAAATAGGAGGCTAAGCTTTAGTCCTATGAAACCAAATGTGTCCTTCGTATACTAGTAACCTTTTGAACTGTTCTTATGGGCGCAACTGAATTCATATACCCTCGGCGTGCGGGCGTCGTCCGGGACGCCGCTAGCCGGATAGCCAGTCTCGCCGCTTGTGCGAAACGAAGCTAGTGGCCGGTGGGCTACAGCCCCAACCACAAGGCCTCGATGGCTCGATCCCTTCCGAGGCGAAGGCGACGCATGGAGGATCTCACATTCCCGTGCATAGCATAGTTGCGGTAAGCAAGTTGAAACACAAAGGCGTTATGAAGCAACTTATGATTCTCCCTCGATATCCAGCAATCCCAAACAGCCGCTTTCGTCTAAACTTATCAGTCCGCCTTATCAGCTacggtacagtgtttttctctcagacCTCGAGCACTGGCGCGGACGTGCAAccagtgccggccctaaggggtgggcaggaggtgcgacggccgagggccctcGCGGGATGGGGGCCCAAGCCCAAGTATATAATACTCCATACCCTTTAGCTATAGTCCATTAGGATTTAAGATTAATAAGAAGATGCAGCGGCCCATCAGCAAAAAAAAGTCGTCGGTCTCTTTTTTTCCGGGAGGCAAGGAGCCGAGCCACCAACACCCGCACACGCACACATAGCGAtcatgagtcgtgacttccggACTTCTGGCGAGACGGGAGACTGCGAGAGACGCAGCACCAATCACCAGTTCACCACGCGATCACCAGCGCAGATCACCGAGACACCGATGCTCGAGTTTCAGTCTTCCAGAAGCCAGACGACGGCGTTCCAGACGACGACGGCAACC is from Miscanthus floridulus cultivar M001 chromosome 7, ASM1932011v1, whole genome shotgun sequence and encodes:
- the LOC136467379 gene encoding ribosomal RNA-processing protein 14-C-like; this translates as MGRKPSAAAAAAAAIDHESLAATMPADLLAAADCGGIHGHALFFDALVQLIPPRFYLPSGDEDRPWYQGLSKAAKAAMKAQSRANVKAARRARLDPSAPPASTLDLLKKSVAGQAAEEEEEDQEKSEEESEESGEEASSEDNGDEEDGDEEDERPIAPAAVVSEDRSVTYEELRERLQRRIAELRGNRCTRPEFLNKPKKEKGKKSKANNEKKGKGEGKKRKRDDGTEDVDGKDGKKVKKGAEEKPDIMYANVFVDPKEARRKKKRRVKNKKKALEQAKRLQEAKKDPEKACKIAWDTARRRAAGEKVHDDPKLIKESLKKEEKRQQKHAAQWKERQKTVDKQRKEKQKKRTENIRDRAHQKKMRKIEKREKKLMRPGFEGRKDGYVNE
- the LOC136467378 gene encoding pentatricopeptide repeat-containing protein At2g18520, mitochondrial-like, with translation MAALATLLRHGRRTHAHGLRLSRALSTTTPTTTGGAITLSDAKRQLRRERDPDRVVSILEAIDTASISAASTRHALSLAARRLSRSRRFADAEALLSSHLTASNTEAHLAAVLCCYASANLPEKAIDAFRSAVPSLPAPISPLPFNALLSTFIRCRRYSRVPVLFAELSKEFSITPDATSYGILVKAYCMTRDDAKAKQALDLMREQGISPTTSIYTTLIDNMYKNKMTNEAECLWKEMVESGCEPDVVTYNVKAFYYALHGKPEEVMEVMTEMEAAGVKPNTITYNFLMRSYFKSGKLEDAKVLYHSLAEKGCSADASTYKHMLADVCAHGDFDAGLGIFKDSLKRRKVPDFRTMKGLVEGLAKGGRVVDAKEVIAEVKKIFPENLLSGWKKVEKELGLDSDSGETPQSKVTSGETVAEVRPGAAEVEALELEGSAAEESAVSEESSDDEASVPEASSSEEVPQGRA